CTTTTCTCAACTTGGTGCCGTCTTTCTTACCCCTTTCTCTATAtaattctgtgtaaaattcttcatCTACCTTaattatcttatctttatctATTACCACTTTTCCATTTCGATCTGCGAGCTTAACAATATTCTTCTTACCTAGAGCTTGACATCTCTTCAGcacctttaaacttttattttcctcGACAACCGTTGTAATCTTTTTTGTGTTATATTGTCGTACATCCTTTCTCACTgctttattaatatctttattaagtTGTTGTAGTACGCGTGCATTCGTATCGTTTTTGTTCTTAAGTTTTCTTCGTGTCTCCATAAGTCTTTTTGTCTCTTGACTGATTTTTTCCTCCTTATCTCTCCTAGGATTTGTATTGCACTTTTTCTCTGCGTTCTTAATAGCTTTTATTCAATTATTATTTAAGGTTTCGACATCCATAACGTCTATGTTGTCTTTGTTGTCTCTATACATCTCAGAATTTCTTCTTCGAAGGACATGGTTGTTTTCGATTGGATTCCATCCTATTGGGTGTGTTTTTGTTATCATTTTGTATCTTTGTTTTTGGAGATTTAGCACGATCTTCGCTCTTACGATCCTATGATCATTTCCCACTGAACAGctattaagaactgttacatcatGGACCATGTCTTTGTTGTTGGTTAAGACAAAATCAATTTCATTTTTAGTGACTCCATCTAGACTTTCCCAGATGTCACACCTTCATCCTACCCTCTACCAACTCGCACTGG
The DNA window shown above is from Diabrotica undecimpunctata isolate CICGRU unplaced genomic scaffold, icDiaUnde3 ctg00001214.1, whole genome shotgun sequence and carries:
- the LOC140431837 gene encoding uncharacterized protein; the protein is METRRKLKNKNDTNARVLQQLNKDINKAVRKDVRQYNTKKITTVVEENKSLKVLKRCQALGKKNIVKLADRNGKVVIDKDKIIKVDEEFYTELYRERGKKDGTKLRKVQNVGSEDIPEITIEEVSKSLNRMKNNKAAGDDQIVIEAVKVGGKTVLKALTQLYNLCLSKEVTPSQWNKAVIVVMHKKGDIRELKN